A single region of the Amia ocellicauda isolate fAmiCal2 chromosome 8, fAmiCal2.hap1, whole genome shotgun sequence genome encodes:
- the stoml2 gene encoding stomatin-like protein 2, mitochondrial, which yields MFRTVCRAGGALLKQPRRGVPLQWVVPAQQRWVSKMPMNTVVLFVPQQEAWVVERMGKFHRILEPGLNILIPVLDRIRYVQSLKEIVIDVPEQSAVSLDNVTLQIDGVLYLRIMDPFKASYGVEDPEYAVTQLAQTTMRSELGKLTLDKVFRERESLNSNIVHSINQAADEWGIRCLRYEIKDIHVPPRVKESMQMQVEAERRKRATVLESEGAREAAINIAEGSKQSQILASEGQKAEQINKASGEANAVLAKAEAKAKAIRLLSDALAQQNGNAAASLTIAEQYVSAFSNLAKESNTILLPSQTGDISSMVTQAMTIYSTLAQQSKPPAESKDTESPQTLAMEERGRSEPLSSQ from the exons atgttcaggacggtgtgccGGGCTGGAGGAGCCCTTTTAAAG CAGCCCAGGCGAGGGGTGCCCCTGCAGTGGGTGGTCCCCGCCCAGCAGCGATGGGTGTCCAAGATGCCCATGAACACGGTGGTGCTCTTCGTGCCCCAGCAGGAGGCCTGGGTGGTGGAGAGGATGGGCAAGTTCCACCGCATCCTGGAGCCG GGTTTAAACATTCTTATCCCAGTACTAGACAGAATTCGATATGTCCAGAGCCTGAAGGAGATTGTAATTGACGTACCGGAGCAGTCTGCTGTATCTCTCG ATAACGTGACTCTGCAGATCGATGGGGTGCTATATCTTAGAATAATGGACCCTTTTAAG GCCAGCTATGGTGTAGAGGACCCCGAGTACGCTGTCACTCAGCTGGCTCAGACCACCATGCGCTCCGAGTTGGGGAAGCTGACCCTTGATAAAGTTTTCCGG GAAAGGGAGTCCCTCAATTCCAACATCGTGCACTCCATAAACCAGGCAGCAGACGAGTGGGGGATCCGATGCCTCCGGTATGAGATCAAGGACATTCACGTCCCGCCCCGAGTGAAAGAGTCCATGCAGATGCAG GTGGAGGCTGAGAGGAGAAAGCGAGCGACCGTACTGGAGTCCGAGGGGGCAAGGGAGGCGGCCATCAACATAGCCGAGGGCAGCAAGCAGTCCCAGATCCTGGCGTCTGAGGGACAGAAGGCCGAGCAGATCAACAAAGCATCTG GTGAAGCCAATGCAGTTTTAGCCAAAGCAGAAGCCAAAGCCAAAGCCATCCGTCTTTTGTCCGACGCTCTGGCTCAACAG AATGGAAATGCCGCTGCCTCTCTGACGATAGCAGAGCAATACGTGTCCGCGTTCTCCAACCTGGCCAAGGAGTCCAACACCATCCTCCTCCCCTCCCAGACTGGAGATATCAGCAGCATGGTCACACAG GCCATGACTATATACAGTACGTTGGCCCAGCAGTCCAAACCCCCTGCAGAGAGCAAAGACACGGAGTCTCCTCAGACGCTGGCTATGGAGGAGAGAGGCCGGAGTGAGCCACTTTCTTCCCAGTAG